The Panicum virgatum strain AP13 chromosome 3N, P.virgatum_v5, whole genome shotgun sequence genome includes the window gttaaccagtcaaaccggaccgattcccaccggttttgtaaaccctgcACTCTCCGCGCGCCTTATTATAAGCTGCCTCCCCCCTCGCGTCCTCGGTTTTTTCCTGCGCACACCAAACCatccccatctctctctctctctcgcgacCCGCCTGCTGCGCCCGCCCGCGCGCAGCCGCCGCATCCCTCGGACTTCGACCTACCTCCGCACGGgctcgccgcccctcctcccgttccgccgccgcaggtgagcgCGCCGCTTCCAGGCTCCTTCTGTTACGCCATGCTGTTTGTGTGCGTCCGTCCGTCTcggctttctctctctctctctctctctctctctctctctcgttggATTCGGTGCTGGATTGATAGAGGGAAGCGTAGCAGATCTTAACCTCCGTTGGTAGGGCGCCGGATTACCACCGACCGGGGTGGCGGTGGAATGGAGTGGCGGCCAGGGAGCCGAGCCTTGCCTTCCGTTCCCTCCCGGTCCCGGAGCTGTCCGTAATGCTATTTGCGCGTATTCGCTGAAACTCCGGCGcctttccttcaaaaaaaaaaaactccggcGCCAATTCCTTCCGCGACTGGAGAAACGAGagtttttatatatattttcttGGTTTGATATTACTCCTAGATAGGGGGATCTAGTCTGGTTCCGGCGACTCTATAGCCAGTGCCCCGCTTCGACGGAGGTGCTGATTCAGGACGGATCTGTAGCCACTGCTGTCCTGCTATGCATTTCCATGTAAATGAGGATTTGTGTTCCTCTATGTCCTTGTGCTCCACGAGATCCTCTGCGCTGGTTAGTTTAATTTGGAAACAGAGTTTGAGTTGAATttggtttcatatttttatacagaaaaagaaagatggacTTGCTTTTTTTGTGCTTGATAATTTATGAGGAAATTTCACTTGTCGTGCAAGTACTTGAGGGTTGTtacttttttttatataaaaacaaCGGAGGGGGAAATACACACACGGTTATCTTTTCTTGTCGGACATAGTGTTTATAGTACTAATCTGATGCATTTTTCTGCAAACGACAGATGAGAAAGTGGCTATGTAAAAAAATACGCACGAATCTGCATTGCAAGTTGTATAGTGCGATCTGCATAGTACTTGCTACATGCATTAGACTGCAGTTGTCCATCTATGCAGTTCTGTACTGTTGTTTTGTATGGTCATAATTGCCATCATTTACTAACCAAACCTGGTTCCTTTTTGTGCCTAGTGGTCACCTTTGTTGACCTTTCTGGACATCATATAAGCAGATTTGAGAAGAAGAATTGGAGTTTTATGCTTATAACTGTCGTGTAGTAATTTTCTGTACTACCAACTACACTAGTCATGGGGAATTTGCCCGGTGAACTATATTAAAACTCTTCCCTAAAACATGGAACCTCTATTTCTCTCTAAACTATATGGATTTGCGGTGCTAGTATTCACTGTTTGTCCATTGGAATATGTGATTTATCTAGCACTGGTATGACTTCAGATCCTAGCTCTCTCTTGTCGTTTTCTAATCTACTGTTGCTTTTCTGTACCAGCAGGTCTGTTGGCCCTTCTAGAAACTGAAGCTCAGCTCAAAACCTCATCATTCTCCTCTCAGTCTTGAAAGTGGCGAGAAATGGATCGTGATGATGTAGCTGGCTTTGTTAGTGGAGGTTGCAAAAATTTCTGCCGAGACTTCTAAGTTCTAACCCAGTAGATGACAATAGAGTTTTGATTTCCGGAAGTCAGGCAGCGGGTTCTTTTCATTTCATATTTGGTTATGTTTCTTGATTGGAATGGACAGGGCCTCCCCAAACCTTGGATCTGGTGGTAATATTAACTCCCTGAACAATCTTTGTCACTGGAGCACAGTTCAGCAAGCAGTTGAATACCAAGATACTGCCATTGACATACTTGTGGATTCCAACTTCTCTAAGGACAATCCAAGAGCACTGAAAAGGAAGTGGATTGATATGGCTGGAGTTGAAATTCCTGTAAATCCACTGCTCACCCTTGGTTTGGGCCGTTCACCAAGTTCCTCTGAAAATAGCAAAGTTAGCTCCCCCACAGCTTGCATAATGTCTCCATCTTCAGTGAAAGAGACTGATGAGGAGTCATCAATGGATCTTGGTCTAAATTTCAATCTTTGTCTTGGTCATGATATGGTACATCATCACAAGAAACCACATGCTGGTGCTGAGCATACGCCATCAGCAAGTGCTCCAAAATTGGATCTTCAGTTAAGTTTGTCCACCTGTTCGCCTGAATCAGCTGTGACCAATGCAAGTACTGCATCATTAGATGTTCATCATGGCTTAGAGACACTGGTGCCTAATTCGGTGACAGATACTATCGAAAGAAAATCAGAACGCTCTAATTGGATTTTTGGGCATTATATGGCTTTATCATCATATGCTTCCGAAGCAACCTACAGCTTTTCTTTGGGAAAAATACCCCAAAAGGTTGATGATGCTGTGCCTTCCCCTGATGTCTCATCAGCCATTACAGCGAGTGTGAAAAGCCCAGCTGCTTGTACTTCCGGGGCAACTAACCCTCTAAAACGCAACACAAATACTAAATGCTGTCAGTTTCCAGGATGTGAaaaaggagcaagaggagcCTCTGGGTATTGTATAGCCCATGGTGGCGGGAGGCGATGCCAAAAACCTGGTTGTCAGAAGGGAGCTGAGGGAAGGACCATCTATTGCAAAGCTCATGGTGGTGGTAGGAGATGCCAGTACCTTGGTTGCACAAAGAGTGCCGAAGGTCGCACTGAGTGCTGCATAGCTCACGGTGGTGGTCGCCGTTGTAGTCAGGAAGGCTGTTCACGTGCCGCACGTGGGAAGTCTGGCCTGTGCATCAAGCATGGAGGTGGCAAGAGGTGCCAGAGGGAGAACTGCAAGAGAAGTGCAGAAGGATATTCGGGCCTTTGCATCTCACATGGCGGTGGAAGGCGTTGTCAGTTTCTGGATTGTACAAAGGGTGCCCAGGGAAGCACAAAGTTCTGCAAGGCACATGGTGGAGGGAAGCGCTGCACATTCCCAGATTGTACCAAGGGAGCTGAAGGTAGCACTTCTTTCTGCAAGGGGCACGGTGGAGGTAAGCGCTGCTCCTACCAGGGTGGTGGTGTATGCCCAAAGAGTGTCCATGGTGGGACGCAGTACTGTGTTGCTCACGGTGGTGGGAAGAGGTGCTCAGTTTCAGGCTGTACCAAGAGTGCTAGAGGGAGGACAGAATACTGTGTGCGCCATGGTGGTGGTAAGAGATGCAAGTTTGAGGGTTGTGCAAAGAGTGCGCAGGGGAGCACGGATTTCTGCAAGGCACATGGAGGTGGCAAGCGCTGCTCATGGGGCCAGGAGGGTTCAAGCTTTGGTGTCGATGGGCCGCCATGCGATAAATTTGCTCGCAGCAAGATTGGTCTCTGTGTAGCTCACAGTGCTTTGATTGAGGACCATTGTGTCCATGGTGGTGGCTCATTGGGTCCTGCAATCAAACAGTTTACGACTGACGCCAAACCTGATGAGATGAAGATTGCTACAACAAAAGGCGATGTGGACATGGCAAACAATGGCAATGAAGCCATCATGGTATGGGGCGACCATGCCATTCCGACTGACCCCGGCACAACCCCGTTTCCAGAGGGCAGGGTCCACGGCAGTGGGCTGTTAGCTCTACTCTCTGGAAGAAGCCATGGCAGCACCAGTTGCCCTGAGAATAGCACCTCAACTTCTGCTTCCGTGCGCTCCTGGATGTAATGTGAGGGAGGAACAATTTTTCAGGACTGCTTCCTGTATTGTGTTTGGTGGCAAGCCGAGGGTGGTATTGTTGTCTCGCAGTCACAGAGGTTAATGTCGGGGATGCTTGAATTCACATAAATGGCTATCCCGTGTAGCAGAAATAAGGGATAGCCAATTTGTATTGTGAACTATTTTGGGTTGTTGTAATTAATGTTGTTGTGGTGTCCTCACTGTGGAGCGTGTCCACGCTGTGTACTGTTCCTAGACTGCTGTTAGCAGGAATTTGCTTTTTCATTGTGACGAGTTTTTCTTGTAGTTctctaaaaaaaaaagtttctctTGTAGTTGGTGTCATAAACTTTGCGAGTTTGGCGTCTCAAGTGAAGATCAGAAAAAAATTCAGTCAGCCTGGTGTCTTTTAGTCGTGCGTAGTCTGAACTCATCGTGATTTTGCTGCTACTACTGTGTTAGATTTAAGAGGCCTACTGAGCTCATcgtgcttctgctgctgctactgtgcTCGATTTAAGAGGCCTGGACAGTTTATCGCAAAGCCATGGCCAGGCACATGGAGGTGGGGCAGCTGAACTGGGGGTCTTCAATTCATCGCATTCTGCGATTTCGGAAGCTCACATCGCAGAAGCGGGCGGGCGACCctgcctcctccagctccggcgCTGCCTCGCACCTTCGCTGCCGCCATCTTCTCACCTCCGCTGACGGCCACTGCCCATCGAATGTCCGACTCCGCCCGGCAGGAGCGCCGCCTCACCCTTCCCCGGCCAACATGCGACCACCGTCGGGCTGCCGCCGACCATGGAAGCCCTGACAACATAAAACCCTAAAGGCTCCGCCACCTTGACCACCAccaaggccggccggcggccggctccgCCCGCCTACCactccttcccctcccctctcctctaaCCATCACGACTCAAGAAGGAAGATAAACAATGTTCGTGGATGTATATGAAGGGATGGACATTCCTTCTACGATGCAGCGTCTCCCActggcgacctcgccggcggcctcaccaccccctcccctccctctcctctagCATCACGAGCTTAAGGAGGAAGATAAACGGTGGTCACGGGCCCATCTGCAGGGACATACATCCTTTCTGCAACGCGGCGCCTCCCACCCGCGTACGTGATGAATAGTTTTGCCGATTGAATTGCCGGTTCCGCGCGCCTTCAAACCTGCACGCCGAGATGCGGTGCTGCAAGTTGCCACCTCCCCGCCACGGGCATCTCGCGCGGCTgtgccccccccccacccacccaccaaaaaaaaaactcaaaagtaTTTGTGTTtgacaaagttttttttttaactgtCAACGGAGGGGGAGAGAATCCCCCACCTGATTTGTATTAATTGGGGTGGCCCTGAATGACCGGATCACAGGGTATTTTACATCAAGTCATGGTTTACATTGCCGAAGAAAAGATAGCACACCATTGATCACTAATGCCTTGGTCATCTCGGGGCATCCTACACTTCCATGCTTGCGCGGTAGCCTTGCAAGTTTGTAAAGTCTGACGCAGGTTCAGAGTCTCACCGCGGAAGACACCCATTGCGGCGTTTCCACAGTTGCCAGCAGCACAGCAAAGCGAAGGTATCAAAGTGGGCAGACGGAATGCTCGATGGTCGTGGCAAGCAGTGGAGCGTAGCTGGCGCGACCTCCAGCGGAAGGTTAAAACCAAGAGTACGCCAGAACAAGCTTGCAAACTCACAGTGGAAGAGCAAGTGTGAGGCCGTTTCAGGCGCCTGTCTGCACAGGTCGCAGGTACCGTCTTCCACAATATGGCGCCGGTGGAGGTTGGTCTTGCATTGGATGCGGTCATGCTGAAGTAGCCAGGCAAAGAACTGAactcttggggggggggggggggggggggcactgcTCTTCCAGAACGCAGCAACGCCCCCACTCGCCGGGCTCTGAATGGCTTTGAGCAGAGCATAAAGGGCAGGGGTCTGGAGTTGCCCCTGGGCGTCAGTGAAGTTTGACAAAGCTTTGACGATCGCGACAGACAGCGAGGACTCGCTCGCGGCCTCCCGCGCCCAGTGGTGCTAGAGATTCGtctcgcctcgccgcccgggGTGAGGGGTGCTCAGTCCATCGACATCGATCATAGCCGCTCTCGATTGTCGATGCAGAGCGACAAGGAACGGGCAGACCGTGGCGAGCGAGACGCGAGAGGATCGCACGGCGCGCTCTCCCCGTGCATGCTCCGCGCTCGCTGGGATGAATAGTCGTGTCGTATGGGACTGCCACGGCCGGGCACGCGGCGCGTGTTGCCTGCCTGTCTGACAGGTGCGGCGGGAGCAATGCGAGCGGCAGATCCACCAATAggccgggcgcggcggccagTTACTGCGGCGCCGCCGGTTTCTGAGCACTGGCACGCGATCCAGAGGAAGATCGATGGTCACTGCCAGTGACTCGGCGCCTGCTTTGCCATCGGTGAGATCAGAGGGCGGACGTGGTGGTAGGCACGGAAGTGAGACGCAAACCTGACGTAGCTGGACTGGAACACGCGTGCGCGAACCAGTCGTCTCGTCCATCATCACGGGGTGGCGAACAACGACATGCCGCAACACTCGTTGCGACGCATCGTCACGGGATGACGGTGCAGCTTTTGACAAAACGATGCACGGACTGGGTAGAAGGTGCCCATCGCCGGCGCCAAGCAGCAGCTTGTCTGGATCTATCGAGCAGAGATCGTTCTTCTATTTCGATCAATGCAATGAACATTTCTCGAGTAGTATCATCCATCATCATCTGTCAGTACAGATACAAGCAAGATGGGCCTTGTCTGGTCTGGTTCGATCATCGATCAGGATAGAGGAAGGAGAGTGTGATTCCAGCCACCGTGAAGCGTCTCCTCCAGACAGGCCAGGCCGCACGAGAGGTTGCGAActctccgcctccgcgcagCAGGAGGCAGGAGCGGCGTTGATGGGCAGGTCCGCAGGAGACGGGAGGAGGAAAGGAAGGTTCGGAGCAGCGCCCGCCGGAGGCCGGTGAGCACTGAGCAGCGTCCAATGACTGCAACCCAGGCGTCAGCGCCCTCGCCCTCCCTCCCCAGAAGCCGCGACGCAGCTGCCCTGCCTCCTACTCCCTACAACTCCCACGTTATCCAAACCACCCACCCCGCGTCCCCGCTCCGCCTCCTGCCGCCGCTGACGCCTCCGCGCCGCGTCGGGCGTCCACACGCACGCGCCAGCCCGCGGTTTGGACGGCACGGGACGGGCCGGCCGCCGACCCGTGCGTCCCGTCTCGCCTCCACGCGCAAACCCCCGACCAAACACGCCAGCGCCCCCCACGACCAAAGGGCGAGGGGGCCATCTCCATGTCATGCTCGCCGCCTCCTGCCCCTCTtccccgcctcctcccccgccccgccccacTCCTCCACTGACCGCGCGCCGGCGCCCGATCGGCCGCCATGGGAGGCCGAGCCTCCCGCCACCGCGCCCAATCGCACGACCAGGGGCCCAACACATCGCAGcatcaccaccagcagcagcataaCCGCCCGAAGCCCAAGCAGCACCGGCcgcagcccccgccgccgcaggagccgCGCCCCCACGCCCTCCCTCCCGCGCGGCAGCAGCacccggacgccgccgcggcggccggggcggccgccgccggggtggggCGGGTGCTGGGCCGCCCCATGGAGGACGTCCGCGCGGCCTACACCTTCGGGCGCGAGCTCGGCCGGGGCCAGTTCGGGGTCACCTACCTGGCCACGCACAAGGCCACGGGCCGCCGCTACGCCTGCAAGTCCATCGCGGCGCGGAAGCTCGCGCACCGGGACGACGTCGAGGACGTGCGCCGCGAGGTGCAGATCATGCACCACCTCACGGGCCACCGCAACATCGTCGAGCTCCGGGGCGCCTACGAGGACCGCCACTCGGTCAACCTCGTCATGGAGCTCTGCGAGGGCGGGGAGCTCTTCGACCGGATCATCGCCAGGGGACACTACtccgagcgcgccgccgctgcgctctgCAGGGAGATCGTCTCCGTCGTGCACAGCTGCCACTCCATGGGCGTCATGCACAGGGACCTCAAGCCGGAGAACTTCCTCTTCCTCAACAAGAGGGAGGACTCGCCGCTCAAGGCCACTGACTTTGGCCTATCCGTGTTCTTCAAGCCCGGTAAGCAAGCCACCGCCAATCTAATCATTCACTGGTTTCAATACTTCTGACAGGGATGCCCATCAATTTGAAATGGACATTATATTGTATGATTCTGCTTCAATTGAATAGATGCTCATTTGGGAGTTCAGCAGATACTGATTGCATCAACTGCAAGACCGATTAGGGACTAAAACTCTACAAATGTTATAAGTACCAGTGTTACAGGATTTTGTGAAAGTCTTTCAGGCATTTTGTTATTGTAGGATAGCACACAGCAGGAGGGAAATGCCTTGTGTTGTCGTTAACTAAAGGAGGGATCGGTGTTGTTTCTTCTTTAGTATTTCAGCTGATGTTACGATCAAGGTCAACTCAAACTGAAATCTGGTGGCATTTGTAATGCAGGTGAGCAGTTCAGGGATCTTGTGGGCAGTGCATATTATGTCGCCCCAGAGGTGCTGAAAAGGCAATATGGAGCTGAGGCAGACATATGGAGTGCCGGAGTTATCCTTTACATCCTACTATCTGGTGTTCCTCCTTTCTGGGCCGGTACATTCTTTTCCCTCTTGCACCAATCAGCCAGATTTGGATGCCATTTATCCTTCCTAACACTTGGATGCTTTGTCTTCTTTATTCCCTGCTTTACCCAGAGAATGAAGATGGCATATTTGACGCTGTTTTGCGAGGCCATATTGATTTCGCATCTGATCCCTGGCCTTCAATATCCAATAGTGCCAAAGATTTGGTCAAGAAAATGCTACGGCAAGACCCAAAGGAGCGGCTTACTGCTGCTGAAATTTTAAGTAAGTCTATTGTTAAACTCACCCCTCTCGTATATTGGCATTGGCAATCTTGGTTGTATAGATTGGTAGGCTCATGTTTATGATGACAAGTGCACTGCCAATTTTATCTTCGTCTGTTGAAGCTGTTTGTGCGGTCTTTGCAAACTGAACCTTCATTCTTGCATTGTTTGCATATAGTGCTCAATCTAATACATTATGAATACAGACCATCCATGGATTAGAGAGGATGGAGAAGCCCCAGACAAACCACTTGATATTACAGTAATTGGTAGAATGAAGCAGTTCAGGGCAATGAACAAACTTAAGAAGGTTGCTTTGAAGGTAAGCAGATCTTCTGAATTTGAGTCATTGCTTCTCTATTTCTTTGCACTGCAGTCCTCAaatcatggtacatcttggcATTGCTTCTTTTATAATCAGGTTGTTGCAGAGAACCTGTCTGAAGAAGAGATTGTGGGACTAAAAGAAATGTTTAAATCCCTTGATACTGACAACAGTGGGACAATAACCCTGGAGGAATTAAGAACTGGTTTACCAAAGCTGGGCACCAAAATTTCTGAATCAGAAATAAGGCAGCTGATGGAGGCGGTAAGTTCTTTTCTTGTGGCCCCATAGCATTTGAATCCTAAAAATGACAGCAGTGCACAAAACGGTTGTATGGGATGCCCTTATATATCTAAAAAGGGAAGAGATGAAAGATACCTTTCTGAATTTATTCATTATGATGACTTGTATGCAATTGAACCTTCCACATTGCTGCTAGAAGTAGTGTGATAGATCCATTGCTTTCCCTTTCACCTCCTTGATTGTTATGTCTCCTGAACAGGCTGATGTTGATGGAAATGGTACCATTGATTATGTTGAATTCATATCAGCAACAATGCACATGAATAGACTAGAGAAGGAGGATCACATATATAAGGCATTCGAGTATTTTGATAAGGACCACAGCGGGTAATTTCACTTCTAACTTTACTTTTGGTTACTTATCTACCAAGTCTgatcttttacattaattggcTTGCTGCTTGCACATTCCTGTACAGGCACATAACAGTTGATGAGTTGGAAGAAGCTCTGAAGAAGTATGATATGGGTGATGAAGCAACAATTAAAGAAATTATTGCTGAAGTGGATACAGATCATGTGAGTAATTCCATAGAAATGCCCAAAATAATTCCACTCGCTTTGTTTCCATTCCAATCATATGATGCATTGTAACTATTTCGAAGAGTTGGCTAATTGATCTTGGAGACTTTAAAGGagattttattaaagaaaagtacaatttttttggaataaaGTAACAAATTATTTAAGCCAATGACAGCTCCTTATTAAGTCCTAGACAGTGATCCAACCTGTTTTGCTAGTAATAAAAAAATcattatcttttcttttttatgatGAGGCAACATTTTTTAGAGGAAATCAACAATATTGCACCACATGAGCACACAGGGTGAAGTGAACTAATTGCTCTGTGAGCAGGTTAAGTTCACATGAATTCCTTAATTTGCTTGCTAATGCTATTCTTCTGCTACCTAAGGATGGGAGAATCGATTACCAGGAGTTTGTTGCCATGATGAAGAATAACAGCCCCGAGATTGTTCCAAATCGGCGGCGCATGTTTTAATGGTCTCCTACATTTATTGTGAAAACAGCTTCTCAGAAATTTTCCACGGTCTTTGTAACTGTTGAGGAGAGCAGTACCTACTCCAAGTGGAATT containing:
- the LOC120664482 gene encoding uncharacterized protein LOC120664482 isoform X1, translating into MDRASPNLGSGGNINSLNNLCHWSTVQQAVEYQDTAIDILVDSNFSKDNPRALKRKWIDMAGVEIPVNPLLTLGLGRSPSSSENSKVSSPTACIMSPSSVKETDEESSMDLGLNFNLCLGHDMVHHHKKPHAGAEHTPSASAPKLDLQLSLSTCSPESAVTNASTASLDVHHGLETLVPNSVTDTIERKSERSNWIFGHYMALSSYASEATYSFSLGKIPQKVDDAVPSPDVSSAITASVKSPAACTSGATNPLKRNTNTKCCQFPGCEKGARGASGYCIAHGGGRRCQKPGCQKGAEGRTIYCKAHGGGRRCQYLGCTKSAEGRTECCIAHGGGRRCSQEGCSRAARGKSGLCIKHGGGKRCQRENCKRSAEGYSGLCISHGGGRRCQFLDCTKGAQGSTKFCKAHGGGKRCTFPDCTKGAEGSTSFCKGHGGGKRCSYQGGGVCPKSVHGGTQYCVAHGGGKRCSVSGCTKSARGRTEYCVRHGGGKRCKFEGCAKSAQGSTDFCKAHGGGKRCSWGQEGSSFGVDGPPCDKFARSKIGLCVAHSALIEDHCVHGGGSLGPAIKQFTTDAKPDEMKIATTKGDVDMANNGNEAIMVWGDHAIPTDPGTTPFPEGRVHGSGLLALLSGRSHGSTSCPENSTSTSASVRSWM
- the LOC120664482 gene encoding uncharacterized protein LOC120664482 isoform X2, with protein sequence MAGVEIPVNPLLTLGLGRSPSSSENSKVSSPTACIMSPSSVKETDEESSMDLGLNFNLCLGHDMVHHHKKPHAGAEHTPSASAPKLDLQLSLSTCSPESAVTNASTASLDVHHGLETLVPNSVTDTIERKSERSNWIFGHYMALSSYASEATYSFSLGKIPQKVDDAVPSPDVSSAITASVKSPAACTSGATNPLKRNTNTKCCQFPGCEKGARGASGYCIAHGGGRRCQKPGCQKGAEGRTIYCKAHGGGRRCQYLGCTKSAEGRTECCIAHGGGRRCSQEGCSRAARGKSGLCIKHGGGKRCQRENCKRSAEGYSGLCISHGGGRRCQFLDCTKGAQGSTKFCKAHGGGKRCTFPDCTKGAEGSTSFCKGHGGGKRCSYQGGGVCPKSVHGGTQYCVAHGGGKRCSVSGCTKSARGRTEYCVRHGGGKRCKFEGCAKSAQGSTDFCKAHGGGKRCSWGQEGSSFGVDGPPCDKFARSKIGLCVAHSALIEDHCVHGGGSLGPAIKQFTTDAKPDEMKIATTKGDVDMANNGNEAIMVWGDHAIPTDPGTTPFPEGRVHGSGLLALLSGRSHGSTSCPENSTSTSASVRSWM
- the LOC120664483 gene encoding calcium-dependent protein kinase 15, whose product is MGGRASRHRAQSHDQGPNTSQHHHQQQHNRPKPKQHRPQPPPPQEPRPHALPPARQQHPDAAAAAGAAAAGVGRVLGRPMEDVRAAYTFGRELGRGQFGVTYLATHKATGRRYACKSIAARKLAHRDDVEDVRREVQIMHHLTGHRNIVELRGAYEDRHSVNLVMELCEGGELFDRIIARGHYSERAAAALCREIVSVVHSCHSMGVMHRDLKPENFLFLNKREDSPLKATDFGLSVFFKPGEQFRDLVGSAYYVAPEVLKRQYGAEADIWSAGVILYILLSGVPPFWAENEDGIFDAVLRGHIDFASDPWPSISNSAKDLVKKMLRQDPKERLTAAEILNHPWIREDGEAPDKPLDITVIGRMKQFRAMNKLKKVALKVVAENLSEEEIVGLKEMFKSLDTDNSGTITLEELRTGLPKLGTKISESEIRQLMEAADVDGNGTIDYVEFISATMHMNRLEKEDHIYKAFEYFDKDHSGHITVDELEEALKKYDMGDEATIKEIIAEVDTDHDGRIDYQEFVAMMKNNSPEIVPNRRRMF